The Gemmatimonas aurantiaca T-27 DNA segment TGGCGCGCCGCTCAAGTGGGCGTTGTCGTACGGTATGGGGCTGGTGCGTGAGTCGGACAAACACGATCTCTGTTTTCTGGGCGCGGCAAAAATCGGATTTGGGGGTGCCAGTTTCTCCACGGGTCTCGCGAGCTCGCTGGGACCGTTTGGCAGTGGCACCGCCGTGACCGGCGGTGTGCTGCGCACCTTCAATGATCCGATGGGCGCACTGGCCAAACGCACCTACCTGGGCGGCTCAGTCCACGTGTGGCCGTTGCTGGGATTGGGTGGCGAGATTGGTGTGTATCGCCGCATGGGCACCGATGCACCGGGCACGACGCAGGGGCGCAACATGATCATCTGGTCGGCTGGCTTCGGGTTCTGATTGATGCCGGCCGCGGATCCGCTGCCGAAGCTGCGCGACGTGTGTCTCGCACTCGCCGAGGCGCATGAGGTGACGGCGTGGGGCGAACCGACGTTTCGCGTGAAGAACAAGTTGTTCGCCATGTATGCCAGCCCGCACACGCATCATGGGCAGGGACGTCCGGCGGTCTGGATCAAGGCGCGTCCCGAGAATCAGCGATTGCTCATCGAGGCGGACCCGTCGCGCTATTTTGTGCCGCCCTATGTGGGGCCCAGCGGTTGGGTGGGGGTGTGGCTCGACAAACGTCCGCGGTGGCGTGACGTGATGGAATTGCTGCAGGACGGCTATCGCCAGATTGCACCAAAGTCGCTCCTCGCGCGGCAAGGGGACCGGGTGTAGGTTCGCGCGATGGTTGCTGCTCCATCCTTCGCATCGAACGTGAGACGATCGCCACTGCGATCGCCGGGTGTCCAGGTCACGCTGGGTCTCGCACTGGGACTCGCCCTGGGCATGCTGCTCTCGCATGAACCCACGCCGTCGGCGTTCACCACATCATTGCTGTCCGTGCTGGATATCATCGGCACGGGATGGATCAACGCGGTGCGCATGACGGTGATTCCGCTCGTCGTGCCATTGCTGATCGTTGGTGTGGCGGGCGGCGGCGATCTGTCGGTCACGGGGCGCGTGGGCGCCAAAGCGTTTGCCTGGATGTTGGCACTGCTCGTTGCATGTGCCGCTTTCTCGGCGTTTGTCTCGCCGATCTGGTTCGAATCGTTGCAGCTCGATCCTGCGGCCACGGAACGGCTGCGGGCCACGGCAAAGATCGAGATTCCGCCATCGGATGCGCTATCGCTGCGGACCTGGGTGTTGAGTCTTATTCCACTCAATCCGATCAAAGCGGCAGCGGATGGCACGTTGCTGCCCGTCGTGCTCTTCACGCTGCTCTACGCGTTTGCGCTCGGTCGGGTGGACGACACGCCACGACAGGCGCAGCTCGCGTTTTTTCGCGGCATGGCCGACACCATGTTGGTGGTGGTGCGCTGGATGTTGGCGATCGGTTGGCTCGGCATTTTTGCGCTGGCCACGGTGCTTGGCCAGAAACTCGGATCGTCGGTGCTGGGCGCGATCGGCTTCTACATCATGGTGCTGATCGTGCTGCACCTGGTGGCCACAGCGGGCATTTACGTGGTGATTGCCGTGAATCGCCGTGTGCCGCTACGGGCCTTCGCGCGCGCCCTGTTGCCGTCGCAGGCGGTGGGCATGGGGTCGCGCAGTTCACTCGCGGCATTGCCGGCCATGGTGAAGGGCGCCACCGATGTGCTGCATCTGCCACCGACGGCGACGGGCTTTGTCTTGCCGCTGTGCGCCAGTGTCTTCAAGCTGACGAGCGCGATCTACTGGCCTATCGGCGCGCTGTTCGTCGCAAAGCTGTACG contains these protein-coding regions:
- a CDS encoding dicarboxylate/amino acid:cation symporter, which translates into the protein MRRSPLRSPGVQVTLGLALGLALGMLLSHEPTPSAFTTSLLSVLDIIGTGWINAVRMTVIPLVVPLLIVGVAGGGDLSVTGRVGAKAFAWMLALLVACAAFSAFVSPIWFESLQLDPAATERLRATAKIEIPPSDALSLRTWVLSLIPLNPIKAAADGTLLPVVLFTLLYAFALGRVDDTPRQAQLAFFRGMADTMLVVVRWMLAIGWLGIFALATVLGQKLGSSVLGAIGFYIMVLIVLHLVATAGIYVVIAVNRRVPLRAFARALLPSQAVGMGSRSSLAALPAMVKGATDVLHLPPTATGFVLPLCASVFKLTSAIYWPIGALFVAKLYGIDLSTSSLLLVAASSVVLNFSTPGIPSGGMLLQVPLYMSVGLPVEGIGILIALDTLPDMFKTLLNVTADMFVAVMTVPRTVDGSATG
- a CDS encoding MmcQ/YjbR family DNA-binding protein, with translation MPAADPLPKLRDVCLALAEAHEVTAWGEPTFRVKNKLFAMYASPHTHHGQGRPAVWIKARPENQRLLIEADPSRYFVPPYVGPSGWVGVWLDKRPRWRDVMELLQDGYRQIAPKSLLARQGDRV